In one Desulfovibrionales bacterium genomic region, the following are encoded:
- the clpB gene encoding ATP-dependent chaperone ClpB, giving the protein MRFEKLTIKSQEAIQSAQQLAESKGHQQIEPEHLMAALLEQPEGLVPAILKKTGVDPKAVMAGVEQRLESLSKVSGTGFQGAYISPLLKSMLDRSLKIAEEMRDDYVSQEHLLMAMLETKGSAIADILQQKGISRETVMQALLSIRGSQRVTDPNPEEKYQALERYGRDLTTQARSGKLDPVIGRDEEIRRVIQVLSRRTKNNPVLIGEPGVGKTAIVEGLAQRIVGGDIPETLKDKQVVTLDMGALVAGAKYRGEFEDRLKAVLKEIQEKHGQIILFIDEMHTLVGAGAAEGAIDASNMLKPALARGELHCIGATTLDEYRKHIEKDAALERRFQPVLVTEPNEEDTISILRGLKEKYEVHHGVRIKDSAIVAAATLSNRYITDRFLPDKAIDLIDEAASKLRIEIDSLPGEIDEVQRKAVQLEIEREALRKETDVASRERLEKIEKELADLREKSDAMKAHWHREKEVIQNIRSIKEKIEEAKNKEAQAERNGDLARAAEIRYGLLPDLEKQLEANKKELEELQADQKMLKEEVDEEDIAEVVSRWTGIPVSRMMESEKQKLIHMEDRLRRRVIGQEDAIRAVANAVRRARSGLQDPNRPIGSFIFMGPTGVGKTELAKALAEFMFDDEQAMVRLDMSEFMEKHSVARLIGAPPGYVGYEEGGYLTEAVRRRPYTVLLFDEIEKAHPEVFNSLLQILDDGRMTDGQGRTVDFKNTIIIMTSNIGSQYIQDLGEKDREEMVRRVMDALHTQFRPEFLNRIDEIIIFHGLEMEQLEKIIDIQIELLKKRLADRHFKIKLTDGVKEFLARVGFDPVFGARPLKRAIQKYIQDGLALKLLEGAFQEGDSILIDTDDKKEIVFKKAA; this is encoded by the coding sequence ATGCGATTCGAAAAATTAACCATAAAATCCCAGGAAGCCATACAAAGCGCCCAGCAACTCGCGGAAAGCAAGGGGCATCAGCAGATAGAGCCGGAACATCTGATGGCCGCGCTTCTGGAACAACCGGAGGGTCTTGTCCCCGCTATCTTGAAAAAAACAGGCGTCGATCCGAAAGCGGTTATGGCCGGAGTGGAGCAACGGTTGGAAAGTCTCTCCAAGGTTTCCGGCACAGGCTTTCAAGGGGCCTATATCTCGCCCCTCTTAAAAAGTATGCTGGACCGCTCCCTTAAGATAGCCGAGGAGATGCGGGACGACTACGTCAGTCAGGAACATCTCCTCATGGCCATGCTGGAGACAAAAGGCTCAGCAATAGCGGATATCCTCCAGCAAAAAGGCATCAGCCGCGAGACGGTGATGCAGGCCCTTCTCAGTATCCGGGGCAGTCAGAGGGTGACCGATCCGAACCCGGAGGAAAAATATCAGGCCCTGGAACGCTACGGCCGGGACCTTACGACCCAGGCCCGGTCAGGTAAGCTTGACCCGGTCATAGGCCGCGATGAAGAGATCCGCCGCGTTATCCAGGTGCTTTCCAGACGGACCAAAAACAACCCGGTACTTATCGGTGAACCCGGGGTCGGCAAGACCGCTATTGTAGAAGGCCTGGCCCAGCGCATTGTCGGCGGGGATATACCGGAGACCCTGAAAGACAAACAGGTGGTAACCCTGGACATGGGCGCCCTGGTCGCCGGCGCTAAATACCGGGGGGAGTTTGAGGATCGTTTGAAGGCCGTATTAAAAGAGATTCAGGAGAAACACGGCCAGATAATCCTGTTTATCGACGAGATGCATACCCTGGTCGGCGCCGGGGCGGCCGAGGGGGCTATTGATGCCTCAAACATGCTCAAACCGGCCCTGGCCCGTGGTGAGCTGCATTGTATCGGGGCCACCACGCTCGATGAATACAGAAAACATATCGAGAAGGACGCGGCCCTGGAACGCAGGTTCCAGCCGGTACTGGTCACCGAACCGAACGAGGAAGACACCATATCTATCTTACGCGGGCTTAAAGAAAAATATGAGGTTCATCACGGCGTACGCATTAAGGACTCGGCCATAGTAGCGGCCGCCACCTTATCAAACCGGTATATAACCGACCGCTTTTTACCGGACAAGGCCATTGATCTCATCGATGAGGCGGCCTCTAAACTGCGCATCGAGATAGACAGCCTCCCCGGCGAAATTGATGAGGTACAAAGAAAGGCCGTACAACTTGAGATCGAGCGTGAGGCCCTGCGCAAGGAGACAGATGTGGCCTCCAGGGAAAGATTGGAGAAGATCGAGAAGGAATTAGCGGATTTGCGTGAAAAAAGCGATGCCATGAAGGCCCACTGGCATAGGGAAAAAGAGGTTATCCAGAATATACGCTCCATTAAGGAAAAGATTGAAGAGGCCAAGAATAAAGAGGCCCAGGCCGAAAGAAACGGCGACTTGGCCAGGGCCGCAGAGATTCGCTACGGCCTGCTTCCGGATCTGGAGAAACAACTCGAGGCGAATAAAAAGGAACTGGAAGAATTGCAGGCCGATCAGAAGATGCTTAAAGAAGAGGTGGATGAAGAAGACATAGCCGAGGTGGTTTCTCGTTGGACCGGGATACCGGTCTCCCGTATGATGGAAAGCGAGAAACAAAAGCTCATCCACATGGAAGACCGCCTGCGCCGGCGCGTAATCGGCCAGGAAGACGCCATCCGCGCCGTAGCCAATGCCGTGCGCCGGGCCCGTTCCGGCCTCCAGGATCCCAACCGCCCCATCGGCTCTTTCATCTTTATGGGACCGACGGGTGTAGGCAAGACCGAGCTGGCCAAGGCCCTGGCCGAGTTTATGTTTGACGACGAACAGGCCATGGTGCGCCTGGATATGTCCGAATTTATGGAGAAACACTCCGTGGCCAGACTTATCGGCGCCCCTCCGGGGTACGTCGGCTATGAAGAAGGGGGGTATCTAACGGAAGCGGTACGCCGCCGGCCCTACACCGTACTGCTCTTTGACGAGATAGAGAAGGCCCATCCCGAGGTCTTTAATTCACTCCTGCAGATACTGGATGACGGCCGCATGACCGATGGTCAGGGGCGAACCGTGGACTTCAAGAACACCATTATCATCATGACCTCCAATATAGGCAGCCAATATATACAGGATTTGGGCGAAAAAGACCGGGAGGAGATGGTGCGAAGGGTCATGGATGCCTTGCATACACAGTTCAGACCGGAATTTCTGAACCGGATCGACGAGATAATCATTTTCCACGGCCTGGAGATGGAACAATTGGAAAAGATTATCGACATCCAGATCGAACTCCTGAAGAAGCGTCTCGCCGACCGGCACTTCAAGATCAAGCTGACCGACGGGGTCAAGGAATTCCTGGCCAGGGTCGGCTTCGATCCGGTCTTCGGGGCCAGGCCCCTTAAGAGGGCTATCCAGAAGTATATACAGGACGGCCTCGCCCTGAAATTGCTGGAAGGGGCATTTCAGGAAGGAGATTCGATCCTGATAGACACGGACGATAAGAAAGAAATCGTCTTTAAGAAAGCAGCGTAA
- the surE gene encoding 5'/3'-nucleotidase SurE yields MHILLTNDDGIHAKGLHALYDALAPHYRVSVVAPESEQSAVGHAITLLNPLRVREIRLNKNFLGLAVSGTPADCVKIAINEILDTPPDIVLSGINLGANVGINVLYSGTVSAATEGAILGIPSIAVSLNTFKDPDFSFAAHFIRKLIRHVTELELDSATLLNVNIPAVPPEDIRGIALTRQGISRFVERFDKRMDPRDNVYYWQAGETHFMREGKDIDTWALSRNLISITPLHFDLTNHTELNRMRQAKILKDILKS; encoded by the coding sequence TTGCATATTCTTTTGACCAATGATGACGGGATACACGCCAAGGGACTCCATGCCCTTTATGACGCCCTGGCTCCGCACTACAGGGTCTCCGTGGTTGCCCCGGAAAGTGAGCAAAGTGCGGTTGGACACGCGATCACACTCCTAAATCCCCTCCGCGTCCGTGAAATACGTCTCAATAAAAATTTCCTCGGCCTGGCGGTTTCAGGAACACCGGCCGATTGCGTAAAGATCGCCATCAATGAAATCCTGGATACGCCTCCGGATATCGTGCTTTCCGGCATTAACCTCGGGGCTAACGTGGGGATAAATGTCCTTTATTCCGGTACGGTCTCCGCGGCCACCGAAGGGGCCATATTAGGCATCCCCTCTATAGCCGTATCTTTAAATACCTTTAAAGACCCCGACTTTTCCTTTGCCGCTCATTTTATCCGCAAGCTCATCAGGCACGTAACTGAACTGGAGCTGGACTCGGCCACCTTACTTAACGTCAACATACCGGCCGTCCCGCCGGAGGATATCCGCGGCATCGCATTAACCCGTCAGGGAATTTCCCGCTTTGTGGAACGGTTTGACAAACGTATGGATCCCAGAGATAATGTTTATTACTGGCAGGCGGGAGAAACCCATTTCATGCGGGAGGGAAAAGACATAGATACCTGGGCCCTCTCCCGCAACCTGATATCCATTACGCCCCTGCACTTCGACCTCACCAACCATACCGAATTGAACCGCATGCGCCAGGCAAAGATTCTAAAGGATATATTGAAGTCCTGA